In Solanum lycopersicum chromosome 5, SLM_r2.1, the following are encoded in one genomic region:
- the LOC101261815 gene encoding protein STRICTOSIDINE SYNTHASE-LIKE 4 isoform X2, whose protein sequence is MGVVYTATRDGWIKRMHKNGSWESWKYIGRDTLLGLKVSSAGHIIVCDAQEGLLKVTEDAVTVLASHVNGEKIRLADDVVEASDGSVYFSVASTKFGLHEWFLDVLEAKPHGQLLKYSPSLNQTSVIIDNLAFANGVALSADQDYLVVCESWKFRCQKYWLKDEMKGQTEIFIDNLVGAPDNIKLAPDGSFWIALVQVTAPRLNFIHKSRASKHLLATFPKLMKWVMGAYDKAMVVNVAADGKITKGFDDPNGKVMSFVTSVLEYDDHLYLGSLSCDFIGKLPLTTLTD, encoded by the exons ATGGGAGTTGTGTATACAGCCACTAGAGATGGTTGGATTAAAAGAATGCACAAAAATGGGAGTTGGGAGAGCTGGAAATATATTGGGAGAGATACATTATTGGGACTCAAAGTGTCATCTGCTGGTCATATTATAGTTTGTGATGCTCAAGAG GGACTGCTTAAGGTTACAGAAGATGCTGTAACTGTTCTTGCTTCACATGTCAATGGTGAAAAAATAAG ATTAGCAGATGATGTGGTGGAAGCATCAGATGGGAGTGTATACTTCAGTGTGGCAAGCACCAAATTTGGTCTCCACGAATGGTTCCTTGACGTGCTTGAGGCCAAGCCCCATGGTCAGCTTCTCAAATATAGCCCTTCGCTAAACCAGACATCTGTAATTATTGATAACTTGGCCTTTGCAAATGGGGTGGCTCTCTCTGCAGATCAAGATTACTTAGTAGTCTGTGAATCATGGAA ATTTAGGTGCCAAAAATATTGGttaaaagatgaaatgaaaGGACAAACAGAGATATTCATTGATAACCTTGTTGGTGCACCAGATAACATCAAGCTTGCTCCAGATGGTTCGTTCTGGATTGCTCTAGTACAG GTAACAGCTCCACGGCTAAATTTCATACACAAGTCGAGAGCTTCAAAACATTTGTTGGCAACTTTCCCCAAATTGATGAAGTGGGTGATGGGAGCATACGACAAAGCAATGGTAGTAAATGTTGCAGCTGATGGGAAGATAACCAAAGGCTTTGATGATCCAAATGGAAAGGTTATGTCATTTGTGACATCTGTGTTGGAGTATGATGATCATCTGTATTTAGGAAGTCTCAGTTGTGATTTCATAGGAAAGTTACCTCTCACAACCTTAACTGATTGA
- the LOC101261815 gene encoding protein STRICTOSIDINE SYNTHASE-LIKE 5 isoform X1, with the protein MGVVYTATRDGWIKRMHKNGSWESWKYIGRDTLLGLKVSSAGHIIVCDAQEQLLINVQGLLKVTEDAVTVLASHVNGEKIRLADDVVEASDGSVYFSVASTKFGLHEWFLDVLEAKPHGQLLKYSPSLNQTSVIIDNLAFANGVALSADQDYLVVCESWKFRCQKYWLKDEMKGQTEIFIDNLVGAPDNIKLAPDGSFWIALVQVTAPRLNFIHKSRASKHLLATFPKLMKWVMGAYDKAMVVNVAADGKITKGFDDPNGKVMSFVTSVLEYDDHLYLGSLSCDFIGKLPLTTLTD; encoded by the exons ATGGGAGTTGTGTATACAGCCACTAGAGATGGTTGGATTAAAAGAATGCACAAAAATGGGAGTTGGGAGAGCTGGAAATATATTGGGAGAGATACATTATTGGGACTCAAAGTGTCATCTGCTGGTCATATTATAGTTTGTGATGCTCAAGAG caattattaattaatgtgcAGGGACTGCTTAAGGTTACAGAAGATGCTGTAACTGTTCTTGCTTCACATGTCAATGGTGAAAAAATAAG ATTAGCAGATGATGTGGTGGAAGCATCAGATGGGAGTGTATACTTCAGTGTGGCAAGCACCAAATTTGGTCTCCACGAATGGTTCCTTGACGTGCTTGAGGCCAAGCCCCATGGTCAGCTTCTCAAATATAGCCCTTCGCTAAACCAGACATCTGTAATTATTGATAACTTGGCCTTTGCAAATGGGGTGGCTCTCTCTGCAGATCAAGATTACTTAGTAGTCTGTGAATCATGGAA ATTTAGGTGCCAAAAATATTGGttaaaagatgaaatgaaaGGACAAACAGAGATATTCATTGATAACCTTGTTGGTGCACCAGATAACATCAAGCTTGCTCCAGATGGTTCGTTCTGGATTGCTCTAGTACAG GTAACAGCTCCACGGCTAAATTTCATACACAAGTCGAGAGCTTCAAAACATTTGTTGGCAACTTTCCCCAAATTGATGAAGTGGGTGATGGGAGCATACGACAAAGCAATGGTAGTAAATGTTGCAGCTGATGGGAAGATAACCAAAGGCTTTGATGATCCAAATGGAAAGGTTATGTCATTTGTGACATCTGTGTTGGAGTATGATGATCATCTGTATTTAGGAAGTCTCAGTTGTGATTTCATAGGAAAGTTACCTCTCACAACCTTAACTGATTGA